From a single Serratia surfactantfaciens genomic region:
- a CDS encoding ABC transporter ATP-binding protein: protein MGTDNTLLTVERLAIGVPGPQPVALVKNISFSMGRERLALVGESGSGKSLTARALMGLLPPPLQLQAQRLTLGGEDLTRLSERQWSRLRGDRVAMVMQDPKHALNPNQPIGRQVEEPLVLHAKLSRAERREKVLEMLAAVGLPDPAALCRRYPHQLSGGMGQRVMLAIALINDPQLLIADEPTSALDHQMRDQVLQLIENLVVQRNMGLILISHDLQQVAHHCERVLVMYKGELLDQLPATQLAQATHPYTRTLWACRPSRETRGKPLPVLDRALLETLK, encoded by the coding sequence ATGGGCACTGATAACACCTTATTGACCGTCGAGCGTTTGGCGATCGGCGTGCCGGGGCCGCAGCCGGTGGCGCTGGTGAAAAATATTTCGTTCAGCATGGGGCGGGAGCGCCTGGCGCTGGTCGGCGAGTCCGGCTCGGGCAAATCGTTGACCGCGCGTGCGCTGATGGGGCTGTTGCCGCCGCCGTTGCAGCTGCAGGCGCAGCGCCTGACGCTGGGCGGCGAAGACCTCACGCGGCTGAGCGAACGCCAGTGGAGCCGGCTGCGCGGCGATCGGGTGGCGATGGTGATGCAAGACCCCAAGCATGCGCTGAACCCCAATCAGCCGATTGGGCGTCAGGTCGAGGAGCCGCTGGTGCTGCATGCGAAGCTGAGTCGCGCCGAGCGGCGTGAAAAAGTGTTGGAGATGCTGGCGGCGGTGGGGTTGCCCGATCCGGCGGCGCTGTGCCGGCGCTATCCGCATCAGCTCTCCGGCGGCATGGGGCAGCGGGTGATGCTGGCCATTGCGCTGATCAACGATCCGCAGCTGCTGATTGCCGACGAACCGACTTCGGCGCTGGATCACCAGATGCGCGATCAGGTGCTGCAGCTGATAGAAAATCTGGTCGTGCAACGCAATATGGGCCTGATCCTGATCAGCCACGATTTGCAGCAGGTGGCGCACCACTGCGAACGGGTATTGGTGATGTACAAGGGTGAGCTGTTGGATCAGCTGCCGGCGACGCAGTTGGCGCAGGCCACGCACCCCTATACCCGTACGCTGTGGGCGTGCCGGCCGAGCCGCGAGACGCGCGGAAAACCATTGCCGGTGCTGGATCGGGCGCTATTGGAGACCTTGAAATGA
- a CDS encoding ABC transporter ATP-binding protein has protein sequence MSVIALDNLSVSHRQGYELRTVVHDVNLRIEPGECFGLVGPSGCGKSSLLWVLAGLNDSWRGGFELLGRRLQPGQAFTGPLRREVQMVFQDPYASLHPKHRLLRTLSEPLKLLQESDIERKISAGFRQVGLDPRLLDRYPHQLSGGQRQRVAIVRALLLRPKLLLLDEPTSALDMSVQAEILNLLNELKQAGDLTMVLVSHDADVIDHMCDRAVAMAHGRIII, from the coding sequence ATGAGCGTGATTGCACTGGATAACCTGAGCGTCAGCCATCGTCAGGGATACGAACTGCGCACCGTGGTGCATGACGTTAACCTGCGCATCGAACCGGGCGAGTGTTTCGGGCTGGTGGGGCCTTCCGGCTGCGGCAAGTCCTCGTTGCTGTGGGTGTTGGCCGGGCTGAACGACAGCTGGCGCGGCGGCTTTGAGCTGTTGGGGCGGCGGCTGCAACCGGGCCAGGCGTTTACCGGCCCACTGCGGCGCGAAGTGCAGATGGTGTTTCAGGATCCCTATGCTTCGCTGCACCCCAAACACCGGCTGCTGCGCACGTTGTCGGAGCCGCTAAAACTGCTGCAGGAAAGCGATATCGAACGCAAGATCAGCGCGGGATTTCGCCAGGTCGGGTTGGATCCGCGCCTGCTGGATCGCTATCCGCATCAGCTGTCGGGTGGCCAGCGCCAGCGCGTGGCGATCGTGCGCGCGCTGCTGTTGCGGCCGAAGCTGCTGCTGCTGGATGAGCCGACCTCGGCGCTGGATATGTCGGTACAGGCGGAGATCCTCAATCTGCTCAACGAGCTGAAGCAGGCGGGCGATCTGACCATGGTGCTGGTCAGCCACGATGCGGACGTCATCGACCACATGTGCGATCGCGCGGTAGCGATGGCGCACGGTCGCATCATCATTTAA
- a CDS encoding ABC transporter permease codes for MSQYLSEHEPQSEPAVGYRTGQRLTTLTLGAALVAILIVTALLAPWLAPFDPNLQHIELRLLPPSAEHWLGTDGFGRDLLSRVIYGARPTLILVSLILVLTIPIGLLVGICAGYLGGWVERILMRLTDIFLSLPSLVIALAFVAVMGPGLMNGALALALTSWPAFARQARAETLALRRSDYLAAARMQGIRGLRLMVGHILPLCLPSAVVRAALSLGGIILSAAGLGFLGMGVAPPTAEWGSMVAEGSKVIFDQWWVAAAPGGAILFASLAFNLLGDGLRDKMDPRHGH; via the coding sequence ATGAGCCAATATCTTTCTGAACACGAACCGCAAAGCGAGCCGGCCGTCGGTTACCGCACCGGTCAGCGGTTGACCACGCTGACGCTGGGCGCGGCGCTGGTAGCGATCCTGATCGTCACCGCGCTGCTGGCCCCGTGGCTGGCGCCTTTCGATCCTAATCTGCAGCATATCGAACTGCGCTTGCTGCCACCTTCCGCCGAGCATTGGCTGGGCACCGACGGCTTCGGCCGCGATTTGCTCTCCCGCGTGATTTACGGCGCGCGGCCGACGCTGATTCTGGTGTCGCTGATTCTGGTGCTGACCATTCCTATCGGTCTGCTGGTCGGTATCTGCGCCGGCTATCTCGGCGGCTGGGTAGAGCGTATTTTGATGCGTCTGACCGACATTTTCCTGTCGTTGCCGAGTCTGGTGATTGCGCTGGCGTTCGTGGCGGTGATGGGGCCGGGGCTGATGAACGGCGCGCTGGCGCTGGCATTGACCAGTTGGCCGGCCTTTGCCCGCCAGGCGCGGGCCGAAACCCTGGCGCTGAGGCGCAGCGATTACCTGGCGGCGGCGCGCATGCAGGGTATCCGCGGGCTGCGGCTGATGGTTGGCCACATTTTGCCGCTGTGCCTGCCGAGCGCGGTGGTGCGCGCGGCGCTGAGCCTGGGCGGCATCATCCTGTCCGCAGCCGGTCTGGGGTTCCTCGGCATGGGCGTCGCGCCGCCGACCGCCGAATGGGGCTCGATGGTGGCCGAAGGCAGCAAAGTGATTTTCGACCAATGGTGGGTCGCCGCCGCACCGGGCGGGGCGATCCTGTTCGCCAGCCTGGCCTTTAACCTGCTGGGCGATGGCCTGCGCGACAAAATGGATCCTCGTCATGGGCACTGA